In Gammaproteobacteria bacterium, the DNA window CAGGAAGCGAAAGACTTGCTGGATCAAGCAAAGACCGCACTGGACGCCGCCGCCAAAGACGTTGACAAATTGGCGATCAAAACATCGAAACACAACGACTTGGGACCGATGGTGCCCATCGATGCTCGATTGTCGGTCATCGATGCCTATACCCTTACGCCTGAAAAGAAGGCTGAAATCGGTAAGGTGAACGAACATCTAAAGAAGGGCGAAACGAAGAAAGCACTGGAAGTGCTCCGCCCAATCGATGTGCAATTGACGCTGACATCGATGTTCATGCCGCTGAAGCCAACCACTAAAGCGGTGGAGCAGGCCAAAACGCTGCTCGCTGACCATCAATACTATGAAGCCAATCTGGCGCTGAAGAAGGCGGAAGACAGCTGGGTTATCGATTCACAAGGTTTTGTCGATTATCTGGAAAAATTGCCGGAGTCGGGCAAACAGCCAGCTGACGCCGCCTCGTCGAACCAGCCAGAAAAAAAATAATTCATTAGGAAAGCTAATGATCTCGCACCCCTCCTATCGGGAGGGGTTTTTCTTTAAGATGTAATGGTTTAGAGGGAATTTCAATGAACCGACGATTGATAGTCGCTGCCGTGACTTTCCTGTTGGGAATCGCTACCGCATGGCCTGCGCTAGCGGATAGTTATGGCCCTGTTCTCCGAGGACAAGACCTTTGGGATATCGCCCGGCGCGTTTATCCGAATGAGGATGTCAGCCGCGACCAGATCATGCTGGCCTTGCTCAAGGCCAATCCTCAAGCATTCGACATGCCTTGTAACGCCAACTCTCCTCTAAAAGTCGGCGTGATGTTACAAATCCCAAATTTAACGCAAGTCCAAGCGTTGAGCCGTGAACAGGCTAACCAAGAATTCGAGCGGCAATTACGGGAATGGGAAAATCATCGGGTGTCGGGTGAGATGCTGGTCTGTCCGCCCGAAACCCAAACGGTAGCGGCTACGCCTGAACAAGCCACCGCTCCCGCTCCGGAAACCACAGCAACAGGAACCGCTCCCGCTCCGGAAACCACAGCAACAGGAACCGCTCCCGCTCCGGAAACCACATCGCCTGTGTCTAAACCGGCAGCATCGGCTGGAACGCCAGGCACCCCCGCCCAAACAGCGACTCCGACCGCGCCATCAAGTGGAGGGGCATCGAAACAACCCGCGACTCTCGTTCATTATGAGGAATGGTTAGGCATTCCGATTCTGGCCCTGTTGTTGATCGGTATCATCGTCCGCAAATACCGCCGTCGTCCGGCCCCAATCGCTGCCTCGATCCCGGTTGCCACCGGCCCCGTCAAAGGCGCGGATGAGGATCGGATGACCGTGGAAGAAACGCTTGCCACATTCGGCGTCGACCGTGAGCGAGGCTTGAGCGCCGAAGAAGCTGCGAAACGCTTGCAGGCCAGTGGGCCAAATGCGCTGGAAGAAAAGCATGTCAGCCTGCTCCAGCGGATACTCCCTTATTTTTGGGGGCCAATACCGTGGATGATCGAAGCAGCGGCAGTGCTATCGTTGCTGACTCGTGATTGGAACGATTTTGCAGTGATCACCGCCCTGCTGGTGTTTAATGCGGTGATCGGTTTCCGTGAGGAAGCGAGCGCCGCCAATGCCCTGGCCGCGCTGAAGAACCAACTTGCTTTGAAAGCCCGTGTCTTGCGCGACGGTCGGTGGCGGGAGATCGAGGCTCGCGAGCTGGTGCCGGGCGATGTGGTCCGCATTCGTTTGGGCGACATCATCCCCGCCGATGCTACGCTATTCGACGGTGAATACCTAAGCGTGGATCAGTCGGCGCTGACCGGCGAGTCCTTGCCGGTGAACAAGGAGTCCGGTGATGTGGTGTACTCGGGTGCAGTCGCCAAGCAAGGCGAAATGGTCGCGGTCGTCACCGCAACCGGCACCAACACCTTCTTTGGCCGCACCGCCAAGCTGGTGGAATCGGCGGGATCCAAGTCGCATTTGCAGGAATCTGTATTGCAGATTGGCAACTTCTTGATCTTCTCGGCGCTGGCGTTGATTCTGGTGCTGGCGGAAGTTGAGCTGTACTGGGGAACCTCGTTCCTGCACCTGCTCAAGACAGCGTTGATCCTGCTGGTGGCGTCGATTCCGGTGGCGATGCCAGCGGTGCTGTCGGTCACTTTGGCGCTTGGGGCGCTTAAGCTCTCCAAACTCAAGGCGATCGTCTCGCGTATGGAAGCCATTGAAGAATTGGCCGGTGTCGATATTCTCTGCTCGGACAAGACCGGCACCTTGACCCAAAACAAGCTGACCCTGGGTGAAGCGCAACCGTTTGGAGTGACGACCCAAGAGCTGATTCTGGCCGGAGCCTTGGCGTCCAAGGCGGAGAACCACGACGCCATCGACTTGGCGGTCATCGGCGCCCTATCCAGTCCCGATGTGTTGACTGGGTATCGGCAAGTGCGTTTCGTACCGTTCGATCCAATCGGCAAGCGCACTGAAGCGACCGTTGAGGACGCGGACGGCCACGCTTTCAAAGTAACCAAAGGCGCGCCACAGGTGGTGATGCAACTCTGTCATGCTGATCAAGAGACGCAAACCCAGGCTGATCAGTTGATCGATGCCTTCGCCGCCAAGGGGTTCCGCACGTTGGGCGTGGCGCGCGCCGATGAAAATGACCAATGGGCTTTTCTCGGCATTCTGCCGCTGTTCGATCCGCCGCGCGAGGATTCTGCAGCAACCATCGCCGAAGCCAACCGTTACGGTGTCGCAGTTAAAATGGTCACCGGTGACAACCTCGCCATTGCCCGTGAGATTTCCGGACAACTGGGAATTGGCACGGATATCCGCGCAGCAGAAGCCTTGTTTGCCGGCGGCGTCGCGCATGGCGAATTGCCGGAGATCGCTGTGCATCGGATTGAGCAGACGGATGGTTTCGCCCAAGTCTTCCCAGAGCATAAATACGGTATTGTCAAGGCTCTGCAACAGGGTGGCCACATCGTGGCGATGACCGGCGATGGCGTTAACGACGCTCCTGCGCTCAAGCAGGCGGATGTCGGCATCGCGGTGTCTGGAGCTACGGACGCTGCTCGGGCCGCCGCCGCGCTGGTACTGACCGAACCGGGTTTGTCGGTGATCACTCACGCGATGGAAGAGTCACGGCGCATTTTTGAACGGATGACGAGCTACATCATTTACCGGATCGCCATGACCATCGACATCATGCTGTTCGTGGTGCTGGCCAGCATCGTGTTTGGTTTCTTCCCACTCACTGCGATTATGCTGGTGGCGCTGGCCTTGCTCGATGACGTGCCGATCATGACCATCGCCTACGACAACACCCTCCCCGATCCCCAGCCGGTGCGCTGGAACCCGGAACGCACATTCGCGGTGTCGATCGTGCTGGGTCTGCTGGCGGTCGCGCAGAGTTTCGGCCTCCTGGCTTTGGGCATGAATGTCCTGCATCTGGACGGCGCTCATTTGCAAACCATGCTATTTTTGCAGCTGCTGGTCGGTGGACATTTGCTGTTATTGTTAACCCGCACGCCGAAAGCCTTCTGGGCGCCTCCTTACCCATCCTGGCAGTTGCTGACAGCGGTAGTGGGGACGCAGATCCTAGGGGTGTTAATGTGCGGGTTTGGTTGGTTAGTGCCAGCGTTACCCTGGCATTTGATCGGCTGGGTCTGGGTGTACAATCTCGTCTGGATGATCGTGCAAGATGGCGTCAAATGGGTGACCTATCGGGTCATCAACCAGCGTGCGAATGGCGAAACCACGCGGCCCGGCTTTGGGCAACTGGTGACAGCGCTGGAAAACGGCTAACTTCGGAGGACCGAGGCTTTGGAATCCGCCGCCCTGGAGGCGCCACGCAACAAATCGAAAGACCCGCCCGGTTTTACCTGGGCGGCGCTGGCCTCCACACTGGCGTGGATTGCAGCTCTGTGGCTAATCGTGCTGGCGTTGCATTTGACGCCAGCATTGTTCGCCGCTCTTGTGACCTACGGCGGCACTCGCGCGCTTGCTCGTCTGCTGGAGCGTTGGCGCCCTGGACTGCGCTACGCGCAAGCTTGGGGCCTGGCGCTGCTATTGTTAATGATCGGTATCGTCGGCTCAGTGCTTGTCGGATATGCGGTGGATACAGCGGAGACGGGGGGCTATGCTGGGTTGCTGCACGAGATGGCTCATGCCTTGGAGCGGCTGCGCCAGGACTTGCCGTCTTGGCTGGCGGCGCACCTGCCGACCTCGCTGGAAGCGTTGCATAGGGTGGCAGTGGTGTGGCTGCATGACCATGCAGCGCAGCTCCAGCTTTGGGGTGGGGATGCCCTGCGCGGCGTCGGCTATGTGTTGATCGGTGCAACGACCGGCGGGTTGATGGCGTTACAGTTACCCGTGAACCCGACTGGGATGCTTCCGCAATCCCCTACTGCCGCCATGCGCCGAGAATTCGATGGATTAGTGCGGAGCTTCACGGCTGTGGTGTTTGCGCAACTACGCATCGCCATCCTTAACACCGCACTGACCGCTCTCTATCTGTTAGGCGTGCTGCCATTGTTGGGGATGCCGCTGCCGTTACCGGGGACGCTGCTAACGCTCACCTTCACCGCCGGCCTGCTGCCAGTCGTCGGCAATCTGATCTCCAACACCGTCATCATGATCGTCAGCCTACGCTATTCGGCGCTGGGCGCCGCGCTATCACTGGCTTGGCTGGTAGCGATCCACAAACTGGAGTATTTCCTGAACGCCCACATCATCGGTCACCGCATCCGTGCCCGCACGTGGGAGCTATTGATCGCGATGCTGGCGCTTCAGGCCATGTTTGGCCTGGGTGGCCTGATTGGAGCGCCGGTGTTGTACGCCCAAATCAAACAAGCATTGCACGAGCGCGGCTGGCTTGACTGATCGGGCGTGCTTAAAACCAAACTTAAATTAAGGAGACCGTTATGCCCGAATTCGAATCGACTTTGGAATTGACGCCAGTCGAACCCAAACGCAACCTGTGGCGGTTGTTGCTTCGCCCCAGAGACATCGGTTTTTATTTGATGATTGTGCTGTCTTGGATCGGTATTATCTACAGCACATCCAGTTTGGAAGGGAGTCGTTGGTACTGGCATTGGCTTATTCCAGGGTTCGGCGTGATTTGCATTTTTACCCACTGGAACAAAACTGAGAAAACCTTTAAAGCCCGAGCATTGCTGGTCTTGCATGAGACTCTGTACTGGGGCGGGGTATTGGGCCTGACGTATTTGATCTATGCAGTATCCTCGCCCGCTAACGGCTGGATCGATCTGTTCGATATACGGCAGTTAAGCTTTCTCGTCGCCTTTATCCTGGCGACAAGCACCTATCTGGCTGGCCTTAATCGCGATTGGCGGCTGTGCGTGGTCGCTGCTTTTATTCTGACCGGTGGATTGGCCAACGTGGCTTTTTCCAACATGGCGCCAACGTTAATATGGGGCAGTTTCGCTGTTATCGTAACTTACATCGTTTGGGCTTGGTTGCATAGCATTTGGCGGAGCAGAAAAACTCTTCCAACAGACGAAATTTGAAAGAATACGATCTGAACGGGGGTCACTGGGATTCTGACGGATTCTTTATATCACCTCGCAACCTGCATAAGCTGGCATTCTGAACCACCCCGGCGCTTCGCGCTACCCCTTGTATGTTTGGAATTTAGTAAAGTATCCCGAAACGTGGTAGCGCGATCCCCCTCTGGGACTCACGATCCCGTTAAGGAGCTTGACGCGCCGCGTTCCGGTTTTTGTGAACCTCAAGCCCGAACAGTTGATGGGCTTTAAAGCCGTATCGTGCAAGGTGGGGATAAGGAACACACGATGATCAAGAACTCATTGACCGTTGCCGTTGAACAAGCCCTCCATCCACAAGCGCACCGGGCCGAAATCGGCGCGGCGATCCCGTCCGCCGGTTCTCTGCCAGCGCCGACCGACGCACTGCCGGCGGAATGTTGGGTGGGGATTGATGTGGCCAAAGCCCATCTGGATGTGGCGATCTGGCCCACCCAGGAACGGTGGCGCGTACCCCGCGATGAAGCGGGTTTGGCGGCATTGATCGCCTGGCTGCAACCCCAGACACCGCGGCTGATCGTCCTGGAAGCCACGGGTGGCTTGGAAACCCTGGTCGCCGGGATGTTGATCGAGGCGCAGTTCCCGACGGCGGTGATCAATCCACGCCAAGCGCGGGACTTTGCTAAAGCCTTGGGGGTTCTGGCCAAGACGGACGCCTTGGATGCCTTGGCGCTGGCCCGGTTTGGCCAGTGCATTCAGCCCCAACCCCGTCCCTGGAAAGACGAAGAGACCCAGGCGCTGACGGTGCTCCTCCAGCGCCGGCGGCAACTGATCACGATGCTCACTGCCGAGAAGAACCGCTTGGGCAGCGCCCATCGTCAGGTGCAGGCGGATATCCGCACGACGATTGCCTGGCTGGAACAACGCCTCAAGGCCCTCGATGACGACCTTCAGGGCCGACTGCGGGCCAGCCCCGTCTGGCGCGAGCAAGACGCGCTGTTGCGGAGCGTTCCCGGGATCGGCCCGGTGACGACGGTGACGTTGCTGGCAGCGTTGCCGGAACTGGGCACGTTGGCTCGCCGCGAAATCAGCGCCTTGGTCGGGGTCTGCCCGTTGAACCGGGATTCGGGTCAGTATCGAGGACACCGGTCGATTTTCGGCGGGCGGGCGGTGGTTCGCACGGCGCTGTATATGGCGACGGTCACGGCCAGCCGCTGCAATCCCGTGATCAAAGCGTTCTACGCACGGTTGCGGGCTACCGGCAAACCGGCCAAGGTCGCGCTGACCGCCTGTATGCGTAAATTGTTGACCATCCTGAACGCGATGCTTAAGGCCAAAACCCCCTGGCAGCCTCCAGAGGAGTGCAGGGCCTGAAGTTTTCAACACAGTTGCTCCTTATTCAAGGAGGGGAATTCCGTAGTGTGAGGCGAGGCTATCAGCGAGCAAGACTATTAAAAAACCTCTTCCGCTAACGGGCTGAAGATGCAGCGGTAATATCGCCCGATCGCACGGCCCATGCGTAGCTTTTGTAAACCCGACGGTCCAAATACTGGTACCCACTGCTGGCGAGGAAGTACCACGCGAAAAGGGCAATTGGCTCGTACCTAGTGCCTAACCAATAGGCATCGTCTTGGATGTGGGTGAATAAAGCTAAATTAGCAGTATGTGTTCCTTTTGAAATAAGGTTGCCAGCCGTCGCACCCAAGTTTTTGTAAAACATATAACCCATTTCACTGTCCGTGCAGTTGTAGCCGCTACACGGTCCCGTATGATCGCGGTTCAACGCGGTTGGCAACCGCCAGTCGTCATAGCCGCCATAGACCAACTGATCCGCCCACGCCATTGCCTCATCCCAAGTCATCCTTCCGTCGGTATCGTAACCACTGGTCTGGGCATAATTGGCGTCTTGCAACCAGGTGATATTCAATACCGTGTCGTAAATCAGTCCACCCCCACGGTCGACCAGCTCGGCGCTCGCTACGCCGGAGATCCCCAGAAGAACTGCAAACGCCAACGCCGATAACGATGGATGGTTCATGGCTTTGTTCCCTCATTTGTAGGTCAAGGGTTGTAAGTCGCT includes these proteins:
- a CDS encoding YfdX family protein gives rise to the protein MNIRKTLLALTSITVVSLSLVAVAVEKNANERTFIRLSEDGAKAARTISLARVAIFDGQTQEAKDLLDQAKTALDAAAKDVDKLAIKTSKHNDLGPMVPIDARLSVIDAYTLTPEKKAEIGKVNEHLKKGETKKALEVLRPIDVQLTLTSMFMPLKPTTKAVEQAKTLLADHQYYEANLALKKAEDSWVIDSQGFVDYLEKLPESGKQPADAASSNQPEKK
- a CDS encoding DUF1566 domain-containing protein, whose amino-acid sequence is MNHPSLSALAFAVLLGISGVASAELVDRGGGLIYDTVLNITWLQDANYAQTSGYDTDGRMTWDEAMAWADQLVYGGYDDWRLPTALNRDHTGPCSGYNCTDSEMGYMFYKNLGATAGNLISKGTHTANLALFTHIQDDAYWLGTRYEPIALFAWYFLASSGYQYLDRRVYKSYAWAVRSGDITAASSAR
- a CDS encoding IS110 family transposase, with product MPAECWVGIDVAKAHLDVAIWPTQERWRVPRDEAGLAALIAWLQPQTPRLIVLEATGGLETLVAGMLIEAQFPTAVINPRQARDFAKALGVLAKTDALDALALARFGQCIQPQPRPWKDEETQALTVLLQRRRQLITMLTAEKNRLGSAHRQVQADIRTTIAWLEQRLKALDDDLQGRLRASPVWREQDALLRSVPGIGPVTTVTLLAALPELGTLARREISALVGVCPLNRDSGQYRGHRSIFGGRAVVRTALYMATVTASRCNPVIKAFYARLRATGKPAKVALTACMRKLLTILNAMLKAKTPWQPPEECRA
- a CDS encoding AI-2E family transporter, producing the protein MESAALEAPRNKSKDPPGFTWAALASTLAWIAALWLIVLALHLTPALFAALVTYGGTRALARLLERWRPGLRYAQAWGLALLLLMIGIVGSVLVGYAVDTAETGGYAGLLHEMAHALERLRQDLPSWLAAHLPTSLEALHRVAVVWLHDHAAQLQLWGGDALRGVGYVLIGATTGGLMALQLPVNPTGMLPQSPTAAMRREFDGLVRSFTAVVFAQLRIAILNTALTALYLLGVLPLLGMPLPLPGTLLTLTFTAGLLPVVGNLISNTVIMIVSLRYSALGAALSLAWLVAIHKLEYFLNAHIIGHRIRARTWELLIAMLALQAMFGLGGLIGAPVLYAQIKQALHERGWLD
- a CDS encoding plasma-membrane proton-efflux P-type ATPase, with the protein product MNRRLIVAAVTFLLGIATAWPALADSYGPVLRGQDLWDIARRVYPNEDVSRDQIMLALLKANPQAFDMPCNANSPLKVGVMLQIPNLTQVQALSREQANQEFERQLREWENHRVSGEMLVCPPETQTVAATPEQATAPAPETTATGTAPAPETTATGTAPAPETTSPVSKPAASAGTPGTPAQTATPTAPSSGGASKQPATLVHYEEWLGIPILALLLIGIIVRKYRRRPAPIAASIPVATGPVKGADEDRMTVEETLATFGVDRERGLSAEEAAKRLQASGPNALEEKHVSLLQRILPYFWGPIPWMIEAAAVLSLLTRDWNDFAVITALLVFNAVIGFREEASAANALAALKNQLALKARVLRDGRWREIEARELVPGDVVRIRLGDIIPADATLFDGEYLSVDQSALTGESLPVNKESGDVVYSGAVAKQGEMVAVVTATGTNTFFGRTAKLVESAGSKSHLQESVLQIGNFLIFSALALILVLAEVELYWGTSFLHLLKTALILLVASIPVAMPAVLSVTLALGALKLSKLKAIVSRMEAIEELAGVDILCSDKTGTLTQNKLTLGEAQPFGVTTQELILAGALASKAENHDAIDLAVIGALSSPDVLTGYRQVRFVPFDPIGKRTEATVEDADGHAFKVTKGAPQVVMQLCHADQETQTQADQLIDAFAAKGFRTLGVARADENDQWAFLGILPLFDPPREDSAATIAEANRYGVAVKMVTGDNLAIAREISGQLGIGTDIRAAEALFAGGVAHGELPEIAVHRIEQTDGFAQVFPEHKYGIVKALQQGGHIVAMTGDGVNDAPALKQADVGIAVSGATDAARAAAALVLTEPGLSVITHAMEESRRIFERMTSYIIYRIAMTIDIMLFVVLASIVFGFFPLTAIMLVALALLDDVPIMTIAYDNTLPDPQPVRWNPERTFAVSIVLGLLAVAQSFGLLALGMNVLHLDGAHLQTMLFLQLLVGGHLLLLLTRTPKAFWAPPYPSWQLLTAVVGTQILGVLMCGFGWLVPALPWHLIGWVWVYNLVWMIVQDGVKWVTYRVINQRANGETTRPGFGQLVTALENG